In a genomic window of Taeniopygia guttata chromosome 13, bTaeGut7.mat, whole genome shotgun sequence:
- the SMIM32 gene encoding small integral membrane protein 32, with amino-acid sequence MYSELLNSTSATEAHLMIQTNTPYLSSTPRPVSSSALYMSTARVLKEGEINKPDLVTYIILFFFLFLTVTFIVFFINCQLKNSFFATLPYDRSLREARNPWRTQAV; translated from the coding sequence ATGTATAGTGAATTGCTGAATTCAACCAGTGCCACTGAAGCTCACCTAATGATTCAGACCAACACGCCCTACCTGAGCAGCACTCCGAGACCCGTGAGCTCCTCTGCTCTGTACATGTCGACAGCCAGGGTGTTAAAAGAAGGGGAAATAAATAAGCCAGACCTGGTGACTTACAtcattctatttttctttctgttcttgaCTGTGACATTCATTGTGTTCTTCATCAACTGCCAgctgaaaaattctttttttgctACTCTTCCTTACGACAGATCGCTCAGGGAGGCGAGGAACCCGTGGAGGACACAAGCTGTCTGA
- the SMAD5 gene encoding mothers against decapentaplegic homolog 5, translating to MTSMASLFSFTSPAVKRLLGWKQGDEEEKWAEKAVDALVKKLKKKKGAMEELEKALSSPGQPSKCVTIPRSLDGRLQVSHRKGLPHVIYCRVWRWPDLQSHHELKPLDICEFPFGSKQKEVCINPYHYKRVESPVLPPVLVPRHSEFNPQHSLLVQFRNLSHNEPHMPHNATFPDSFQQPNSTPFSISPNSPYPPSPASSTYPSSPASSGPSSPFQLPADTPPPAYMPPDEQMGQDNSQSMDTSNTMIPQIMPNISTRDVQPVAYEEPKHWCSIVYYELNNRVGEAFHASSTSVLVDGFTDPSNNKNRFCLGLLSNVNRNSTIENTRRHIGKGVHLYYVGGEVYAECLSDSSIFVQSRNCNYHHGFHPTTVCKIPSGCSLKIFNNQEFAQLLAQSVNHGFEAVYELTKMCTIRMSFVKGWGAEYHRQDVTSTPCWIEIHLHGPLQWLDKVLTQMGSPLNPISSVS from the exons aaaagggtgCTATGGAAGAACTGGAGAAAGCCTTGAGCAGTCCAGGGCAGCCCAGCAAGTGCGTGACTATCCCCCGCTCTTTAGATGGACGgctgcaggtttctcacagAAAAGGCCTTCCCCATGTGATCTACTGCCGTGTGTGGCGCTGGCCGGATCTGCAGAGCCATCACGAGCTGAAGCCCTTGGATATTTGTGAATTTCCTTTTGGATCCAAACAAAAGGAAGTCTGCATCAATCCATACCACTACAAGAGGGTGGAGAGCCCAG tTCTACCTCCAGTGTTAGTGCCTAGACATAGTGAATTCAACCCCCAGCACAGTCTGCTAGTTCAGTTCAGGAACCTCAGCCACAACGAGCCCCACATGCCACACAATGCGACGTTTCcggactccttccagcagcccAACAGCACTCCATTCTCCATCTCGCCAAACAGCCCCTAccccccttctccagccagcagcacttACCCGAGCtccccagccagctctgggccATCCAGTCCCTTTCAGCTTCCAG CTGATACTCCACCTCCTGCATATATGCCCCCTGATGAACAAATGGGACAGGATAATTCACAGTCTATGGACACAAGCAATACTATGATCCCTCAGATCATGCCAAATATATCTACCAGAG ATGTTCAGCCCGTTGCCTATGAAGAACCCAAACACTGGTGCTCCATTGTGTATTATGAGTTAAATAACCGTGTTGGGGAGGCTTTCCATGCATCTTCCACAAGTGTCTTAGTAGATGGGTTTACAGATCCCTCCAATAACAAGAACAGGTTCTGCTTAGGTTTGCTCTCCAACGTCAACCGCAACTCAACGATCGAGAACACTCGACGGCACATTGGCAAAG gtGTTCATCTCTACTATGTTGGTGGAGAAGTCTATGCCGAGTGTTTAAGTGATAGCAGCATATTTGTACAGAGCAGGAACTGCAACTACCACCATGGCTTTCATCCAACAACTGTATGCAAGATTCCCAGTGGATGCAGTCTGAAAATTTTTAACAATCAGGAGTTTGCTCAGCTTTTAGCTCAGTCTGTCAATCATGGATTTGAAGCAGTATATGAGCTCACCAAAATGTGCACCATTCGAATGAGTTTTGTAAAG GGCTGGGGAGCTGAATATCACCGGCAGGATGTCACGAGCACCCCGTGCTGGATAGAAATTCATCTTCACGGGCCCCTCCAGTGGCTGGATAAAGTACTTACACAAATGGGTTCTCCTCTTAATCCCATCTCATCTGTTTCATAG